In the Oryzias latipes chromosome 9, ASM223467v1 genome, one interval contains:
- the LOC101168873 gene encoding uncharacterized protein LOC101168873 encodes MVNKEFEEQFSEMTAAILLMPKELKKEMAAEFREQLKEVKESLQHDMLLMEKRLADICLLKKKHDCMETTNAEDDEPTLSGSSSETEDETNQILKKLTHHQTDYFLKLSFDAYSGSDSSDCENWDEQDKQVPSGTLDGFQAASGTKKNSCSSFDSVEYETSLMKEYTEEKNKRSPSNRIFMTNIPKSTGEGVDASNIKDTEALLMEAQWKKWMDQQEFKGSFPKVKRREKRNTRDQKGSADNELKKETKQSSAAGQERSVKKIRRKLCNFFDFQTSYKWQKLEED; translated from the coding sequence ATGGTGAACAAAGAATTTGAGGAGCAATTCTCAGAAATGACTGCCGCAATTCTTCTGATGCCCAAGGAGCTAAAAAAGGAGATGGCAGCTGAGTTTAGAGAGCAGCTGAAAGAAGTGAAAGAAAGTCTCCAGCATGACATGCTGCTCATGGAGAAGAGGCTGGCAGACATAtgtctgctgaaaaaaaagcatgactGCATGGAGACCACCAATGCAGAAGATGATGAACCGACTCTGAGCGGTAGCTCATCGGAAACGGAAGATGAGACCAACCAAATACTCAAGAAATTAACACACCATCAGACTGATTATTTCTTAAAGCTTTCCTTTGATGCTTACAGTGGTAGTGACTCCAGTGACTGTGAAAACTGGGATGAACAGGACAAACAGGTCCCCAGTGGGACTCTTGACGGCTTTCAGGCTGCAAGTGGGACTAAGAAAAACAGCTGTTCATCCTTTGATTCTGTGGAGTATGAAACCAGCCTAATGAAGGAATATACAGAAGAAAAGAACAAGAGGAGCCCATCCAACAGAATATTCATGACCAATATTCCAAAAAGCACAGGGGAAGGAGTTGATGCCAGCAACATAAAAGACACCGAGGCTTTGCTGATGGAGGCACAGTGGAAGAAATGGATGGATCAGCAGGAATTCAAAGGAAGCTTTCCGAAAGTCAAAAGACGTGAAAAAAGGAATACTCGAGACCAGAAAGGGTCAGCTGACAatgaattaaagaaagaaacaaagcaaAGTTCGGCAGCTGGACAGGAGAGGAGCGTGAAGAAAATAAGGAGAAAGCTCTGTAacttttttgattttcaaacatCTTATAAGTGGCAGAAACTAGAAGAGGACTGA
- the LOC111947903 gene encoding transcription elongation factor SPT5-like, whose protein sequence is MFSSAWASASSWGSSGRGRLPQLEEHLSSAADAAGGQPQQGLSLAGKRSFAWAWATASSWGSSGRGRLPQLEEHLSSAADAAGGQPQQGLSLAGKRSFSSAWASASSWGSSGRGRLPQLEQHLSSAADAAGGQPQQGLSLAGQRSFASAGASASSWGCSGRGCLPQVEEHLSSAAEAPGGAAKAGSLLGRKEELFSG, encoded by the exons ATGTTCTCCTCGGCCTGGGCTTCTGCCTCTTCCTGGGGAAGCAGCGGAAGAGGCCGCCTTCCCCAGCTGGAGGAGcatctctcctctgctgctgatgctgcaggtGGGCAGCCACAGCAGGGTCTCTCCTTGGCAGGAAAGAGGAGCTTCGCTTGGGCCTGGGCTACAGCCTCTTCCTGGGGAAGCAGCGGAAGAGGCCGCCTTCCCCAGCTGGAGGAGcatctctcctctgctgctgatgctgcaggtGGGCAGCCACAGCAGGGTCTCTCCTTGGCAGGAAAGAGGAGCTTCTCTTCGGCCTGGGCTTCTGCCTCTTCCTGGGGAAGCAGCGGAAGAGGCCGCCTTCCCCAGCTGGAGCAGcatctctcctctgctgctgatgctgcag gtGGGCAGCCACAGCAGGGTCTCTCCTTGGCAGGACAGAGGAGCTTCGCTTCGGCCGGGGCTTCTGCCTCTTCCTGGGGATGCAGCGGAAGAGGCTGCCTtccccaggtggaggagcatctctcctctgctgctgaggCTCCAGGGGGGGCGGCCAAAGCAGGGTCTCTCCTTGGCAGGAAAGAGGAGCTTTTCTCCGGTTAA